In Promicromonospora sukumoe, the following proteins share a genomic window:
- a CDS encoding C39 family peptidase, with protein MSIRRGLRTTVFALAATGALVVQAGVAAGAAPAASTPGQGAASSDNQITLTTWDGVRDFRDGKTSNLRPGAKSGLVLRGAGETVEYTDPFGDGTPVSYDTGRWTSPVIEAGYAIDESISSWNADTPTGTWVEVEFRGRKADGTWTKWFVMARWASGDEFAPANGRAGDIHRTSVNGQTDADAYLFTDTFVAKSGHEPDAYQTRATLYRPEGARVSPRLDALSTMTNEYLPDAHYTGTSDFTLGRAVELDVPRFSQNIHRGEYPEFGGGGQVWCSPTSSSMVLYFYGREVPDSELEGIEAPNGDPQVDYAAMRTWDYTYEGAGNWPFNAAYASTFGLESFVTRLRSLAEAEKFVAAGIPLIMSISFEEEEMPEAGYGTNGHLVTLVGFTADGDPIINDPNKASNEAVRSVYTRENFERVWQTSTDGITYVYHPKDVKLPRNLPGATPNW; from the coding sequence ATGTCGATACGAAGAGGACTGCGGACCACGGTGTTCGCTCTGGCGGCGACGGGAGCACTTGTGGTGCAGGCAGGAGTCGCGGCGGGAGCCGCTCCGGCGGCGAGCACGCCCGGTCAGGGCGCGGCGTCGTCGGACAACCAGATCACGCTGACCACCTGGGACGGGGTGCGCGACTTCCGTGACGGGAAGACCTCGAACCTCCGGCCGGGCGCCAAGAGCGGGCTCGTGCTGCGCGGGGCCGGCGAGACCGTCGAGTACACGGACCCGTTCGGCGACGGCACGCCCGTCAGCTACGACACGGGCCGCTGGACCTCGCCCGTGATCGAGGCCGGGTACGCGATCGACGAGTCCATCAGCTCGTGGAACGCGGACACGCCCACGGGCACCTGGGTGGAGGTCGAGTTCCGGGGGCGCAAGGCCGACGGGACCTGGACCAAGTGGTTCGTGATGGCGCGCTGGGCGTCGGGCGACGAGTTCGCCCCCGCGAACGGCCGCGCGGGCGACATCCACCGCACCTCGGTGAACGGCCAGACCGACGCGGACGCGTACCTGTTCACCGACACGTTCGTCGCGAAGTCGGGGCACGAGCCGGACGCGTACCAGACCCGGGCCACGCTGTACCGGCCTGAGGGCGCACGGGTGTCGCCGCGGCTCGACGCCCTGAGCACGATGACCAACGAGTACCTGCCCGACGCGCACTACACGGGCACGAGCGACTTCACGCTCGGACGGGCGGTCGAGCTCGACGTGCCGCGGTTCAGCCAGAACATCCACCGCGGCGAGTACCCCGAGTTCGGGGGCGGCGGTCAGGTGTGGTGCTCGCCGACGTCGTCGTCCATGGTGCTCTACTTCTACGGGCGCGAGGTCCCGGACTCCGAGCTGGAGGGGATCGAGGCGCCGAACGGCGACCCGCAGGTCGACTACGCCGCGATGCGCACCTGGGACTACACGTACGAGGGCGCCGGCAACTGGCCGTTCAACGCGGCGTACGCGAGCACGTTCGGCCTGGAGTCCTTCGTCACGCGGCTCCGCTCGCTCGCCGAGGCCGAGAAGTTCGTCGCGGCCGGCATCCCGCTGATCATGTCGATCAGCTTCGAGGAGGAGGAGATGCCCGAGGCCGGGTACGGCACCAACGGGCACCTCGTCACCCTGGTCGGGTTCACGGCCGACGGCGACCCGATCATCAACGACCCGAACAAGGCGAGCAACGAGGCCGTGCGCTCGGTGTACACGCGGGAGAACTTCGAGCGTGTGTGGCAGACGTCGACCGACGGCATCACGTACGTCTACCACCCGAAGGACGTGAAGCTCCCCCGCAACCTCCCGGGAGCCACCCCGAACTGGTGA
- a CDS encoding LacI family DNA-binding transcriptional regulator translates to MNRQTVGRPTLAKVAELAGVSVSTASLAFSGAGPITPETREKVLAAARELEYSGPNPLGRQLRSGRSGIVGVVIGDQLGRSFRDPVSTQVLHGLVSAIGEQGLGVLLVPGMPQGATAQSVGLAAEAGLPPAVDPLVEAAAMDVAVLVWGILEGDPNLAALQRRGVPVVIGEGHEVPGVPVVGVDDRRGAAEAVRHLVELGHTRIAEIALPFGRDERSGLVDAERLAAAERTPTRNRLAGVRDVIEPVMSWETPASLVEHGRDAATEILSEWAPARDRPTAIIAHSDLLAAGAVIAARELGLRVPEDVSVAGFDGLDLPWLSPDVLTSVHQPLVEKGRALGLAVIALLAGEEPESVSLPVSLVEGTTTGPVPDLSALP, encoded by the coding sequence ATGAACCGCCAGACCGTTGGCCGACCGACCCTCGCGAAGGTCGCCGAGCTGGCAGGTGTCTCCGTGTCCACCGCGTCGCTCGCCTTCTCCGGCGCCGGACCGATCACGCCCGAGACCCGGGAGAAGGTGCTCGCCGCCGCGCGCGAGCTCGAGTACTCCGGGCCCAACCCGCTGGGGCGGCAGCTCCGGTCGGGCCGCTCCGGCATCGTGGGCGTGGTGATCGGCGACCAGCTCGGCCGGTCGTTCCGCGACCCGGTCTCGACGCAGGTGCTGCACGGCCTGGTCTCCGCGATCGGCGAGCAGGGCCTCGGTGTGCTGCTCGTCCCCGGGATGCCGCAGGGCGCGACGGCGCAGTCCGTCGGCCTCGCCGCCGAGGCCGGGCTGCCGCCCGCCGTCGACCCGCTGGTCGAGGCCGCGGCGATGGACGTCGCCGTGCTGGTGTGGGGCATCCTGGAGGGCGACCCGAACCTCGCGGCGCTCCAGCGCCGGGGCGTGCCCGTGGTGATCGGCGAGGGGCACGAGGTGCCCGGCGTGCCCGTGGTCGGCGTCGACGACCGGCGAGGCGCCGCGGAGGCGGTGCGCCACCTCGTCGAGCTGGGCCACACGCGGATCGCCGAGATCGCGCTGCCGTTCGGGCGGGACGAGCGGTCCGGGCTCGTGGACGCCGAACGGCTCGCCGCCGCGGAGCGCACGCCCACCCGCAACCGCCTGGCCGGCGTGCGCGACGTCATCGAGCCGGTCATGTCGTGGGAGACGCCCGCCTCGCTCGTGGAGCACGGGCGCGACGCCGCGACCGAGATCCTCTCCGAGTGGGCGCCCGCGCGGGACCGGCCGACGGCGATCATCGCCCACTCCGACCTGCTCGCCGCCGGTGCCGTGATCGCCGCCCGCGAGCTCGGCCTGCGCGTGCCCGAGGACGTGTCGGTGGCCGGCTTCGACGGGCTCGACCTGCCCTGGCTCTCCCCCGACGTGCTCACCAGCGTGCACCAGCCGCTGGTCGAGAAGGGCCGTGCGCTCGGCCTCGCCGTCATCGCGCTGCTGGCCGGCGAGGAGCCCGAGTCGGTGAGCCTGCCCGTGAGCCTCGTCGAGGGCACGACGACGGGCCCGGTCCCGGACCTCAGCGCCCTGCCCTGA
- a CDS encoding MFS transporter, translating to MPTAHAAARAVFVVFAASGFAFASWASRLPAVRDGLGFSEQEMGILLLTGSIGSVAAIPLSGLVAERFGTARTVLTFAGLLVAGLAVAGYGVATDQHLAVRSGLILFGVGAGVWDAAMNLEGAAVEQRLGRAVMPIFHAGFSFGTVIGAGIGAVVATAGVPVVWHIVAAGLVALVSVVIATRFFTPRAVVAALPDGAPGAGSADGADPAEVTPPPSGLAGLLAAWREPRTLAIGLVVLSAALTEGVANDWVSLAVVDGFGTSDGMGAVGLAVFLTAMTTARLAGTRAIDRYGRVPVLVLSATLAFVGVLTFSLVPVLWLALVGVGLWGLGAAMGFPMGMSAASDEPRRAAMRVAAVSTIGYTAFFVGPPLIGFVAHATGYRLAVLVLLVPMVLGLVVARSVRPLPTAAGVKR from the coding sequence GTGCCTACTGCACACGCCGCCGCCCGCGCGGTCTTCGTCGTCTTTGCGGCCAGCGGGTTCGCGTTCGCGAGCTGGGCGTCGCGCCTCCCGGCGGTCCGGGACGGCCTCGGTTTCTCCGAGCAGGAGATGGGCATCCTGCTGCTGACGGGCTCCATCGGCTCGGTCGCGGCGATCCCCCTGTCGGGCCTGGTCGCGGAGCGGTTCGGCACCGCGCGGACCGTCCTGACGTTCGCGGGCCTGCTGGTGGCCGGCCTCGCCGTCGCCGGGTACGGCGTCGCCACGGACCAGCACCTCGCGGTGCGCAGCGGCCTGATCCTGTTCGGCGTCGGCGCCGGGGTGTGGGACGCCGCGATGAACCTGGAGGGCGCGGCCGTGGAGCAGCGGCTCGGGCGCGCCGTCATGCCGATCTTCCACGCCGGGTTCTCGTTCGGCACCGTGATCGGCGCGGGCATCGGCGCCGTGGTGGCCACCGCGGGCGTCCCGGTCGTCTGGCACATCGTGGCCGCGGGGCTCGTCGCGCTCGTGTCCGTGGTGATCGCCACGCGGTTCTTCACGCCGCGCGCCGTCGTGGCGGCCCTGCCGGACGGCGCACCCGGGGCGGGCAGCGCGGACGGCGCCGACCCCGCCGAGGTCACGCCGCCGCCGTCGGGCCTGGCCGGGCTGCTGGCCGCCTGGCGCGAGCCGCGCACCCTGGCGATCGGCCTCGTGGTGCTCAGCGCGGCCCTCACGGAGGGTGTCGCCAACGACTGGGTGAGCCTCGCGGTCGTGGACGGGTTCGGCACCTCCGACGGCATGGGCGCCGTCGGCCTCGCCGTCTTCCTCACCGCGATGACGACGGCCCGCCTCGCCGGGACGCGCGCCATCGACCGCTACGGACGGGTGCCGGTGCTCGTGCTCTCGGCGACGCTCGCCTTCGTGGGAGTGCTGACGTTCTCCCTGGTCCCGGTCCTGTGGCTGGCGCTCGTCGGCGTGGGCCTGTGGGGTCTCGGCGCCGCGATGGGCTTCCCGATGGGCATGAGCGCTGCGTCCGACGAGCCGCGCCGGGCCGCGATGCGGGTGGCCGCCGTCTCGACCATCGGGTACACCGCGTTCTTCGTGGGGCCGCCGCTGATCGGGTTCGTCGCGCACGCGACGGGCTACCGCCTGGCGGTGCTCGTGCTCCTGGTCCCCATGGTGCTCGGCCTCGTCGTCGCGCGCTCCGTCCGGCCGCTGCCGACGGCGGCAGGTGTGAAGAGGTAG
- a CDS encoding UDP-N-acetylmuramate dehydrogenase yields the protein MSPYPADTVQAQAVVPSLADLTTLRVGGPAASYVEAEEEATMIEAVTAADDAGVPLLVVGGGSNLLVADEGFDGVVVRDVRTGISVESDDTCGGAVVSAPAGQNWDALVERAVDEGWVGVESLSGIPGTVGAAPVQNIGAYGQELSGVVSLVRTWDRGDRRVRTFAVGELGFGYRTSLLKKSMHSEGREGIRGEGDPRAPWYPSPRYVVLSVQFQFRLGTLSAPVGYGELARRLGVDVGQRAPMKDVRETVLGLRGGKGMLLDRPGFAGEPDHDRWNSGSFFTNPVIPVEHLEHLPEDAPRYPVRSATPETTTGPSLGAIDPALVKTSAAWLIEHAGFAKGFGLAGEHSPARLSTKHTLAMTNRGGARTEDVIALARAVRDGVRDRFGVTLVPETVLVGVSL from the coding sequence GTGAGCCCATACCCGGCAGACACCGTCCAGGCACAAGCGGTGGTCCCCAGCCTCGCCGACCTCACCACTCTGCGAGTGGGTGGACCGGCTGCCTCGTACGTGGAGGCCGAGGAAGAGGCCACGATGATCGAGGCGGTGACCGCCGCCGACGACGCCGGCGTGCCGCTGCTCGTCGTGGGCGGTGGCTCGAACCTGCTGGTGGCCGACGAGGGTTTCGACGGCGTCGTCGTGCGCGACGTCCGGACCGGGATCAGCGTCGAGTCGGACGACACCTGCGGCGGCGCCGTCGTGAGCGCCCCCGCCGGACAGAACTGGGACGCGCTCGTCGAGCGCGCCGTCGACGAGGGCTGGGTGGGCGTCGAGTCCCTGTCGGGCATCCCGGGGACGGTCGGCGCGGCCCCCGTGCAGAACATCGGCGCGTACGGCCAGGAGCTCTCGGGCGTGGTCTCGCTGGTCCGCACCTGGGACCGCGGCGACCGCAGGGTGCGCACCTTCGCCGTCGGCGAGCTGGGCTTCGGGTACCGCACGTCGCTGCTCAAGAAGTCCATGCACAGCGAGGGGCGCGAGGGCATCCGGGGCGAGGGCGACCCGCGGGCCCCCTGGTACCCGTCGCCGCGCTACGTGGTGCTCAGCGTCCAGTTCCAGTTCCGGCTCGGCACGCTGTCCGCGCCGGTCGGCTACGGGGAGCTGGCCCGCCGCCTCGGCGTCGACGTCGGGCAGCGCGCCCCGATGAAGGACGTCCGCGAGACCGTGCTGGGCCTGCGCGGCGGCAAGGGCATGCTGCTCGACCGCCCGGGCTTCGCCGGCGAGCCGGACCACGACCGCTGGAACTCGGGCTCGTTCTTCACCAACCCCGTGATCCCCGTGGAGCACCTGGAGCACCTGCCTGAGGACGCCCCGCGCTACCCGGTGCGCTCCGCGACGCCGGAGACGACCACCGGCCCGAGCCTCGGCGCCATCGACCCGGCCCTGGTCAAGACCAGCGCCGCCTGGCTGATCGAGCACGCCGGCTTCGCCAAGGGCTTCGGCCTGGCGGGGGAGCACAGCCCGGCCCGGCTCTCGACCAAGCACACGCTGGCGATGACCAACCGCGGCGGCGCCCGCACCGAGGACGTCATCGCGCTGGCCCGCGCGGTGCGCGACGGCGTCCGCGACCGGTTCGGCGTGACCCTGGTCCCGGAGACCGTCCTGGTGGGCGTCTCCCTCTAG
- a CDS encoding L,D-transpeptidase family protein — protein sequence MRVLHGRSIHGGTSVVGRRVVGTLGAVALAATLLSGCGEDQEPPADADRTTSSPSPSATPEGSPSPEPSASAPSEEPGLSASPSESASEGSGDDSADGSDGAGDGSGADDGKGDGKGDGDKGESQDGKDGKDDQGKGSKDDEPEEPDNIEYGEVSNRVGKLQQRLQDLGYFVSSVDKSYGGETQQAVFALQKAGGLYRDGVVGDATQAAADKGVVPKPQTSSGKVLEIDIDRQLVLAVENGKVVKVINASSGNGETYEAKGNTYTAYTPRGSFAVYREENRMYASGLELGDMWRPKFFTGGIAVHGSASVPAFPASHGCVRVSNGAMDWIWDTWGAPSGTPVVVY from the coding sequence ATGCGGGTTCTGCACGGTAGGTCGATCCACGGGGGCACGTCGGTCGTGGGCAGAAGAGTGGTGGGCACCCTGGGCGCGGTAGCACTGGCGGCGACCCTGCTGTCCGGGTGCGGCGAGGACCAGGAACCGCCCGCGGACGCGGACCGGACGACGAGCTCACCGAGCCCGTCCGCGACGCCGGAGGGCTCGCCGAGCCCGGAGCCGAGCGCGAGCGCGCCGTCCGAGGAGCCGGGGCTGAGCGCCTCGCCGTCCGAGAGCGCGAGCGAGGGTTCGGGCGACGACTCCGCCGACGGGTCGGACGGCGCGGGCGACGGCTCGGGCGCGGACGACGGCAAGGGTGACGGTAAGGGCGACGGCGACAAGGGCGAGTCGCAGGACGGCAAGGACGGCAAGGACGACCAGGGCAAGGGCTCGAAGGACGACGAGCCGGAGGAGCCCGACAACATCGAGTACGGCGAGGTCAGCAACCGCGTGGGCAAGCTGCAGCAGCGGCTGCAGGACCTCGGCTACTTCGTGAGCTCCGTCGACAAGTCCTACGGCGGCGAGACGCAGCAGGCCGTGTTCGCGCTGCAGAAGGCCGGGGGCCTGTACCGGGACGGCGTCGTCGGCGACGCCACGCAGGCCGCGGCGGACAAGGGCGTGGTGCCCAAGCCGCAGACGTCGTCGGGCAAGGTGCTGGAGATCGACATCGACCGGCAGCTCGTGCTCGCCGTCGAGAACGGCAAGGTCGTCAAGGTCATCAACGCGTCGTCCGGCAACGGGGAGACGTACGAGGCCAAGGGCAACACGTACACGGCGTACACGCCGCGCGGGTCGTTCGCGGTGTACCGCGAGGAGAACCGGATGTACGCGTCGGGCCTGGAGCTCGGCGACATGTGGCGCCCCAAGTTCTTCACGGGCGGCATCGCGGTGCACGGCTCGGCGTCGGTGCCGGCGTTCCCGGCGTCGCACGGCTGCGTGCGGGTGTCGAACGGCGCGATGGACTGGATCTGGGACACCTGGGGCGCGCCGTCGGGCACGCCGGTGGTCGTCTACTAG
- a CDS encoding adenosine deaminase, protein MRDLALLPKAHLHLHFTGSMRVPTLVDMAAAYGVRLPEALIDNDPLRLPPTERGWFRFQRLYDAARACVRSEADMRRLVHEAAADDAAEGSGRLEIQVDPTSYAPFVGGITPAVEIVIDAARAASAEHGIEVGVIIAASRMKHPLDARTLARLAARYAGDGVGEVVGFGLSNDERRGDTSQFGPAFDIARRAGLAAVPHGGELLGPDHISEVMRELVPDRIGHGVRAAEDERLLREIVDRGVALEVNPGSNIGLGVYGEASEVPLRTLVDAGAEIALGADDPLLFGTRLVDQYEIARTAHGFTDAELSRLAASSIRASRASSSTKARLLADVDAWLAAPDPADAFGALSAGGTVTIG, encoded by the coding sequence ATGCGCGACCTCGCACTTCTCCCCAAGGCGCACCTCCACCTGCACTTCACCGGATCCATGCGGGTGCCGACGCTCGTCGACATGGCAGCCGCGTACGGCGTCCGGCTCCCGGAGGCGCTCATCGACAACGACCCGCTGCGGCTACCGCCCACCGAGCGCGGGTGGTTCCGCTTCCAACGCCTGTACGACGCCGCCCGGGCCTGCGTGCGGTCCGAGGCGGACATGCGCCGCCTGGTCCACGAGGCGGCGGCCGACGACGCCGCCGAGGGTTCCGGCCGCCTGGAGATCCAGGTGGACCCCACCTCGTACGCGCCGTTCGTCGGCGGCATCACGCCGGCCGTCGAGATCGTCATCGACGCCGCCCGGGCCGCGAGCGCGGAGCACGGGATCGAGGTGGGCGTGATCATCGCTGCGTCCCGCATGAAGCACCCGCTCGACGCGCGCACGCTCGCCCGGCTCGCCGCCCGGTACGCGGGCGACGGCGTCGGGGAGGTCGTGGGCTTCGGGCTGTCGAACGACGAGCGCCGCGGGGACACGTCCCAGTTCGGGCCCGCGTTCGACATCGCGCGCCGGGCCGGGCTCGCCGCGGTGCCGCACGGCGGCGAGCTGCTGGGCCCCGACCACATCAGCGAGGTCATGCGCGAGCTGGTGCCGGACCGGATCGGGCACGGTGTCCGGGCGGCCGAGGACGAGCGCCTGCTGCGGGAGATCGTCGACCGCGGCGTGGCGCTGGAGGTGAACCCGGGCTCGAACATCGGTCTGGGCGTGTACGGCGAGGCGAGCGAGGTGCCGCTGCGCACCCTCGTGGACGCGGGCGCCGAGATCGCGCTCGGCGCCGACGACCCGCTGCTGTTCGGGACGCGGCTCGTGGACCAGTACGAGATCGCGCGGACGGCGCACGGGTTCACGGACGCCGAGCTCTCGCGGCTGGCGGCGTCGTCGATCCGGGCGAGCCGGGCGTCGTCGTCCACGAAGGCCCGCCTGCTGGCCGACGTCGACGCGTGGCTGGCCGCTCCCGACCCCGCCGACGCGTTCGGTGCGCTCTCCGCTGGCGGTACTGTCACGATTGGGTGA